In Terriglobus sp. TAA 43, a single window of DNA contains:
- a CDS encoding zinc-binding alcohol dehydrogenase family protein, whose translation MKAAIIPAAGAPPVFGEFREPEAIDGKVVVNVRASALSHLSKMRSSGAHYSSEGVFPSVPGVDGTGTTQDGRRVYFALPETPFGALAEKSLVDEKLSIPIPDGLDDVTAAAIANPGMSAWAALVERAKFVRGETVLINGATGSAGSMAVQIAKYLGAGRILVSGRNAEKLEALRKLGADEVIPFTIDADHPDGADAFEQALKPHFQNRIDVVLDYLWGGSARAIIASIARNVEDAHRVRLVQIGSAAGENSIDLPAAALRSSAIELMGSGLKSVPMNKLMEGIAHVFEGAAKGAFEIAIATLPLEKIAEAWQAPGEPRMVVTI comes from the coding sequence ATGAAAGCAGCCATCATTCCAGCAGCAGGTGCACCTCCCGTCTTCGGCGAATTCCGTGAGCCGGAAGCCATTGACGGCAAAGTGGTTGTGAACGTTCGCGCCTCTGCCCTGAGCCATCTCAGCAAGATGCGCTCATCCGGTGCGCATTACAGTTCCGAGGGCGTCTTCCCCTCTGTCCCGGGCGTGGACGGCACAGGCACCACGCAGGATGGCCGACGCGTCTATTTCGCCCTCCCAGAGACACCCTTCGGAGCGCTTGCAGAAAAATCGCTGGTGGACGAAAAACTCAGCATCCCGATCCCCGATGGATTGGACGATGTAACCGCCGCGGCGATCGCCAATCCCGGCATGTCTGCATGGGCCGCATTGGTGGAACGCGCAAAGTTCGTCCGCGGCGAAACGGTGCTGATCAACGGCGCCACAGGTTCCGCAGGCAGCATGGCCGTGCAGATTGCGAAATACCTTGGCGCAGGCCGAATCCTAGTCAGCGGACGCAACGCGGAAAAACTGGAAGCGTTGCGCAAGCTGGGCGCAGACGAGGTGATCCCGTTCACCATCGACGCGGATCACCCAGACGGCGCAGACGCATTCGAGCAGGCGCTAAAACCACATTTCCAAAATAGAATCGACGTGGTGCTGGATTACCTGTGGGGTGGCAGCGCACGCGCGATCATCGCCTCGATTGCGCGCAACGTGGAAGATGCCCACCGGGTTCGCCTTGTGCAGATCGGCTCGGCGGCGGGTGAGAACAGCATCGATCTCCCCGCCGCCGCGTTGCGTTCTTCCGCAATCGAACTGATGGGCAGTGGCCTGAAGTCCGTCCCCATGAACAAGCTGATGGAAGGCATTGCACACGTCTTCGAAGGCGCAGCCAAGGGCGCATTCGAAATAGCCATCGCAACGCTGCCGTTGGAGAAGATTGCCGAAGCATGGCAGGCGCCCGGCGAGCCTCGCATGGTGGTTACGATTTAG
- a CDS encoding energy transducer TonB yields the protein MSEFFTTAGIAVEKPQALAQVSRRLHDERGFHRDLTSHVWVMLHRRGSAVRYGETLGVVALAAAGKRLAAEADETVAHDLLRFVMEAHDGLNPPVGRTTAASLPALPVVAPIVAAETLQGESTVSTADVVNIPVPVPIARFPVASAIDRSEKEDLSTFPEAVEKPSPGPVLDTPIRFARVDVEVADDSRRKPLVWASVAGVLLVVALAGWWFYRNTSAAPEAVATPAPVIEGNSTPTPAPVVPQSGVVEQPPPNIAPIKPSQAPKGSHSPRAAEPSHNKAVSARQTYAVPSPANTGPSKPQQVAAVTPPPVGVSRPPAAAPASTTSSPASIVRSSANASKPAAPTTVSPGVLSKQLDHPGLTPQQEAEYDNTGRRYPHLLRRTPLSNSDSLMAKANVPPSFGAVNTIAGSAPAGTVRPTSLGVMSSNLIYSPAAAYPAAASAAHVAGAVKVEAVVDKSGNVAAARVISGPVQLRDAALNAVQQWRYKPYVLGGKARQFTTQALMEFELQ from the coding sequence ATGTCCGAGTTTTTCACCACAGCGGGTATCGCTGTGGAAAAGCCACAGGCACTGGCGCAGGTGTCTCGCCGTTTGCATGACGAGCGAGGATTTCATCGCGACCTGACGTCGCATGTGTGGGTGATGCTGCATCGCCGTGGCAGTGCAGTCCGTTATGGCGAAACGCTGGGTGTGGTGGCGCTGGCGGCCGCCGGTAAGCGGCTGGCAGCGGAGGCTGATGAGACTGTGGCGCATGATCTTCTGCGCTTTGTCATGGAAGCACATGACGGTCTGAATCCACCCGTTGGCCGCACAACGGCGGCTTCCCTTCCTGCCTTGCCTGTTGTTGCCCCGATTGTTGCGGCCGAGACCTTGCAGGGAGAATCCACAGTTTCCACTGCGGATGTGGTCAACATTCCTGTCCCCGTGCCGATTGCGCGGTTCCCTGTTGCTTCCGCGATCGATCGCAGCGAGAAGGAAGATTTATCTACTTTTCCTGAGGCTGTTGAAAAGCCGTCGCCGGGGCCTGTGCTGGATACGCCGATTCGATTTGCACGGGTGGACGTTGAAGTCGCCGACGATTCCCGGCGTAAGCCGCTTGTGTGGGCGTCCGTGGCCGGTGTGCTGCTGGTGGTGGCCTTGGCAGGATGGTGGTTCTATCGCAATACTTCCGCCGCGCCAGAGGCTGTCGCGACGCCAGCTCCGGTGATTGAGGGCAACTCCACCCCGACGCCAGCGCCGGTTGTGCCGCAGTCCGGGGTTGTGGAACAACCCCCGCCCAACATTGCGCCGATCAAGCCATCGCAAGCCCCGAAGGGCAGCCATTCGCCGCGTGCTGCGGAGCCTTCGCACAACAAGGCTGTCTCTGCTCGGCAGACGTATGCAGTGCCTTCTCCCGCGAACACTGGGCCGTCCAAGCCGCAACAGGTGGCCGCCGTTACGCCTCCGCCTGTGGGCGTATCGCGTCCGCCTGCAGCCGCACCTGCGTCGACTACCTCATCGCCTGCGTCCATTGTGCGGTCGTCTGCGAATGCGTCGAAGCCAGCGGCTCCCACAACCGTTTCCCCGGGCGTTCTGTCGAAGCAGCTTGACCACCCCGGTCTGACGCCGCAACAGGAAGCCGAGTATGACAACACGGGGCGTCGCTACCCGCATCTTTTGCGCCGTACCCCGCTCAGCAACAGTGATTCGTTGATGGCCAAGGCCAACGTGCCGCCATCCTTTGGCGCCGTAAATACAATTGCGGGCTCGGCGCCTGCGGGAACGGTAAGACCCACGTCGCTGGGGGTTATGTCCTCAAACCTGATCTACAGCCCGGCGGCAGCTTATCCTGCGGCGGCGTCGGCGGCGCATGTAGCGGGTGCAGTGAAGGTTGAAGCGGTTGTGGATAAGTCTGGTAACGTTGCAGCGGCTCGCGTCATCAGCGGCCCCGTGCAGCTTCGCGATGCCGCATTAAACGCGGTGCAGCAGTGGCGCTACAAGCCCTATGTTTTGGGCGGTAAGGCGCGCCAGTTCACCACGCAGGCTCTTATGGAGTTTGAGCTGCAGTAA